In Aedes albopictus strain Foshan chromosome 3, AalbF5, whole genome shotgun sequence, the following are encoded in one genomic region:
- the LOC109430500 gene encoding cytochrome P450 4C1 has translation MLQLLLVFVLITGVTYYLTIRRSRKRLFELMGTYPGPFDLPLIGSTYIGIGLNSRTVVEYLLKFLHTLPSPFRAWIGPYATLLFDQPKHLAVILNSQKLVQKSFFQKFFRFDKGVINADHVLWRMLRKRLGPPFSKQVVSDFVPTFNEQADGQLEYLDRFVGSEAVDMLPKMSVYALSSTLVNLFQVKLHAKDYDFCEKFAENSEKMWIHMFRRVYKPWIIPEFLYRLTPSYKVELQQVAKLRALSKEIVQAREVLRGKTPPSNNDCTNTEILIDRLERLTYGTGELDYATMMDNIDTFLFASVDTTSSTVASTLLMMAMHPEVQERVYREVAQVIPAGDYVALEDLPKLAYLDQVIKETMRLIPVATILNRVCTEELQVDDQWTIPMGAIVGIPVIKIHRDRRIWGERSEEFDPDHFLPERCAQRHPYAYIPFSAGIRNCIGMRYAMISMKVVLVKMVKRFRFRTDLKMSDLKFEAAFLLMLANKHMVQIERR, from the exons ATGCTCCAGCTACTGCTCGTATTTGTGCTTATTACCGGCGTGACCTATTACCTCACGATCCGTCGATCACGGAAGCGCCTCTTCGAACTGATGGGCACCTATCCTGGTCCGTTCGATCTACCACTCATTGGCAGCACCTACATCGGCATCGGGTTGAACTCCAGGACAGTAGTTGAATATTTGCTGAAGTTTCTTCATACTCTTCCGTCGCCATTCCGTGCCTGGATAGGACCCTATGCGACCCTGCTGttcgatcagccaaagcattTGGCGGTTATTCTGAACTCGCAGAAGTTGGTGCAAAAgtcttttttccagaagtttttccgttTCGATAAAGGGGTCATCAATGCCGATCACGTCCTGTGGCGAATGTTGCGCAAACGGCTCGGGCCACCCTTTTCCAAGCAGGTGGTGAGCGATTTTGTGCCGACATTTAACGAACAGGCCGACGGGCAGTTGGAATATCTGGATCGATTCGTCGGCAGCGAGGCAGTCGATATGCTCCCGAAGATGAGTGTTTATGCGTTGTCCAGCACGTTGGTGAACCTGTTCCAGGTGAAGCTGCACGCCAAGGATTACGATTTCTGCGAGAAATTTGCAGAAAATTCCGAAAA AATGTGGATCCACATGTTCCGACGGGTGTACAAACCTTGGATCATTCCGGAGTTTCTATATCGCTTGACGCCTTCGTACAAAGTTGAACTTCAACAAGTGGCCAAATTACGAGCGCTATCGAAAGAG ATAGTGCAAGCACGAGAAGTATTGCGAGGGAAAACACCCCCATCCAACAACGACTGCACCAATACCGAAATTCTCATCGACCGTCTCGAACGACTCACCTACGGAACCGGTGAGCTGGATTACGCCACCATGATGGACAACATCGATACGTTCCTGTTCGCATCGGTGGACACAACCTCCAGCACGGTTGCAAGCACGCTGCTGATGATGGCAATGCATCCCGAGGTACAGGAACGTGTCTACCGGGAAGTGGCCCAAGTGATCCCAGCAGGTGATTACGTTGCGCTGGAAGATCTGCCGAAGCTGGCGTACCTGGATCAGGTGATAAAGGAAACGATGCGTCTAATCCCCGTTGCCACGATATTGAACCGTGTTTGCACTGAGGAACTGCAGGTTGACGACCAGTGGACCATTCCGATGGGAGCCATCGTCGGCATACCGGTTATTAAGATTCACCGGGATCGCCGCATCTGGGGTGAACGCTCGGAGGAATTCGATCCGGATCACTTTTTGCCGGAGAGGTGCGCCCAAAGGCATCCGTACGCTTACATTCCGTTTAGCGCCGGCATTCGGAACTGCATCGGGATGCGGTATGCGATGATTTCGATGAAGGTGGTGCTGGTTAAGATGGTAAAACGGTTTCGATTTAGGACGGATTTGAAGATGAGCGATCTGAAGTTCGAAGCGGCGTTCTTGCTGATGCTGGCCAACAAGCACATGGTGCAAATTGAGCGGAGGTAG